AccgcaaggaagaagaagaaaaagaaagaaaaagcagcaCCTCAGCAATCGGGACGGTCGATCGTCTTGCAGGTTCAATCGTACTACAGGCAGCAATCTCACAAAGCCATCGTTTCAATCAGATATCAGATACTTCAACACAAAATAATACAACCAGAATACCCTCCCCCACTCTATCAAAGACTATCAACACCACACATCACCAAAAACAGCCTCACCGCCCCCCACCCCGCCTTAAAACGAAGTGACCGAGCCAATAGCCCTATCCACAATCTGCGGATCAGACCCAGTACAATCCCCCAGCTTCTGATTGTACCGGTAAATAGCGATAGTCGGCACGTCTCGGAACCCTATACCCGCGTCCTTGGCAATCTTATCTTGAGCATCGATGTCGACCTTGTAGAATTGGGACGGGAAGCCTTTCGTCTTTTCCTCGAGAAGTTGAGCAATGGATTTGCAAGATGCGACCCGGtctgaggagaagaaaatggcAACGGGCGTGACTCCGCCGGTGACTTCTTTGTATTGTGATGCCCTATGGTATGGTCATTATTGATCAGATGGGGCGAGGGGTTCTTGGCGTACTTACGAGGTGATGGCTGTGACGGGCATGTTGGGCAGGGAGTATTTATGGATTGACGGGTGGTGATCTTGGATTATAATATGGAGGGGTAGCGGGGGATAAGAAATATGAGTATGGAGTAATGAAGTCTGCAGAACAGGAGCTTTGACGGTCTCTTTATAGATTGAATGGCGTCATACGTTGTTTGGCTGCCCCGCCCCCGCCTTCGAACACACGACCAAACTCTCTCCTCAGAAGCAACGATCGGCGGCGGGTTCGTTATGCGTGGATCGCATTCATTGGTTCGTGAGGAAACTGTGAGTTGGCAGTCAAGTCTACACCGAATCTACAACATAGTATTCGTGACAAGTGCACCAACTGTGACTGCCTCAGAAATTCATACTTTAATATCCCTAATGATCTCTATAGGATTAATTTAAGATAAAGCTTTAACTAACGTAGGATTATGTCTAATTCTAAATTACCTACAGCTTCTAAGACAGTAGAGTCCCTCGGAGCTCTCTACTCCAGGATTATACGACACCATCTCAATACTCCAACCTCCGGGAATAAGCTGTAGCACGCTGGTTCAACTGCGCAGCTCGCTCCTCCGCCGTGACATACCGAGTCTCCTCTGGAAGCACCGAGGCTAAATCAGACAATGCCACGACCTGGACATCAATAGCAAGGGAATCAgcagacgacgaagaggTATTCAGCCCTTGCCAGCGCACCATGACAGTACCCTCATGGAGCCCGGTCGTATTAACCCAGTTATAGACGCCAGGATCATCCAGGGATACGACAAAGGTGTACGTCCCATTGGCGTTGGCGACGGCCTGCTTGCTATTCAGACTAACCCAGCTACTACCCGGATCAACGGTGATCATCCACGGGTTTGTCACGGGGAAGACAAAGTAATCCGCCGGGCCAGGGGTGAGGGTGGCCACGAGGGCTTCCTCGGCGGTGAGGTTGAAATGGCCAAAGGAGCTCGCCTGGCTGGTCAATGTGCCGAGAGAGCTGGACTGACTTGGGGCTGAGAGTGTGTTCACTGCATTTATCGTCGTCTTGAGCCCGAGTGCTCCCACGCCGTAGTCCACGATGGATTCCTGTAGGTTCCATATCGCGTCGCTGATTATCTTTGCGCTGGTGATGGCGTCATGGCCGGTGGTGTTGCTCACGGCTTGGACAGTGATGTTGTCGGGCGTTTCGGTGTTCCAATCTCCCAGATTATTGCGAATCAAGAGTTGCACGGCTGAGGAAGTAGATTGGATGTGGTTTGTCTGGCCATCCGCGGCTGAGCTATTAATGGTGATGGTATACGAGCCATCACTGTCGACTATCAGATCGCTGCCGGCCAAGTAGGCCACGGTGTTCTGGGAGTTGGGGTCACTGATCAATGAGAAGCTCACGTCGGTGGGACCGGGTGAGTGACGGTAGCCTGTCACCACATAATCGACGTCGTTGTCGATCGGAATGGTGCGGTAAATGCAGTCGGGGTTATCGTAAGAATATCGTCCGCCGGGAACATCCAGTCCGAACCAGCTACGCGGACCAGAGTCAACCCAGTAGACCTTGGGATGGTATGGATCGTTGTTCACAGCCTTCTGAACGGCGCTGAAGACTAATTCCTCAATGGACGCGTTAAGGCTAGAGGCCGCCTCGTCACTGATTGGAAGTCCGTGAGCTGTCTGGTAGGCTACCTTTGCCTCGGCCTTGAGGACAGTGAACGGGTAATCTTGATAGATTTGGATTGCAAGAGCATCAAGCTCCTGCTGGTCGAATGTAGCTAGAGGATTCCCAGTGGTTGCTTCCGATGCTGCTCTTACACCCCATGCCGTACTGGTCACTGCAACAGCAACGCTAACCAGTCCTTGAGAGACAGGAAAGAGTCTCATGATGTCCGTGTTGATGGCAAAAATGCGAGAAGTGATCAAGAGTCATGGCATCACGACATTCGAAAGCAGCTGCATCGCTTGCTTATATACTGCACGCTAGGAAGCGATGTCGGTAGCTAATCTTATTGCGCGATCTGGATTGTGACAGTGACATCCAGTACGGCATTTAGCACCCGAGCATAACTTGCAGAACCTTCGGGGTAATTAAACTCATCGTCCTGCAGATTCAGGGGTGAGCCAATCCCATCCATACTATGCTCGTACATCACCTGGACTATCAATGTTGCCATAGCCACTCGGGAAGAGGTGATCGCTTAAAGTCCAGCTTTTAGCCTCCTTGACCCCGCCCAAGCGCGGGTTTACGCGGGTTTTCCGAGGCTATTGATGACATTCAATCCACAATGTTTCCAAGCAGGTACATATTTTAGCCTTCAGGGTATAAATCTTTCTTCGGCTAGGGCTTGAGAGTAAAGGAGTCGCATCCTATCATATCTGCTCAGATATCAACATAAATCCATCCATAGAAAACGGTTGCCATTTCTTCGAGATAGCAGTAGAACCAGGGTTGCGCAACGGTCACCCGTTATGACGATCACTCACTCACATTTGCATAATTTTTTAGCCCTTTCATAAATAGGCTGCATAAAATGAGGAATACCTCATTTGCACGTGTTCTGCATCTATATCTATTCATTGGGTTCAAACGCGCATGGATCAATTTAATACGTACAACACCGTTGCAGTCGACTATGATATTCATCAGACACAACGCAGCTGGGATTGGAATTATTGAGTGGATTAATAGCTAAGGTGCTCTATCATCCTTCCCTGTTATAGCTTTCTAAGCTATAACATATCTACCAATCTGGGGATTACTAGGTAGAACACTACTCTTATTCTCGGTGGACAAGAGAATATACCCAAGCCCTATATCTTTTCCAATGCTCACCTACAATACATCCATATCCCACCCTATAGCACCATAAATACTAAAGCGTAGATAGTCTATACAATTCTAACCTCATATACACTATAATACAATTGGAGCAGTGAGTCCCAGAGTCCAACACCATACATCACAAACCCCAGCCCATGAGAGCAGTGAGTCCACCCcaagagcaaaagaagcaagGTAACCCCAAACGCCCAATGAATGCCGCTCTATCCCAAACAAAAACGCCCACCCAGAATTACATTAACTCTATACACACAACCTCACTCACCCACCCACTCACTCCTCACTCGGCATCCTCATATAAGCATCGATCGCCGCACTGAACGCCGCAAAACCCGCACAaccagccgcagcagcctGAGGACCCGCCTTAGCACCGAGAATACCGCCCGTGATACAACCCGAGATAACACTATTCGAGAGATCGTTCTTGGCGCGCAATCCCTCGACGCAGCATTCCGTACCCGAGTACAAGGCACCCACGATACCGAAGTTCTTGGCCGACGACCAAGAGCGGGAACCCATGTCTTTGAAACCGCGGCGGACTTGTTCGCGCCAGGGGAGGTCCATGATGGCTTTTCCTTGCGGGGTGAAGGTTGAGTCGTAAGACATCTATTGCGTATCACGTTAGTATTTCATGGTGGGGAATCGGACATTGGGGTAGGACGTGGAACATACACTAGCCATAAACAATCCAAACACACCACCAAGACCGAATCCCATGGTACCGGAGATCACAGTCTTCACGGGACAAGATTCCATAGCTGCGTGCATCTGTTCTCGTTAGCATATTCTGTCCCTCCCTCTCGCTGTATCGTGTCCAAGTGCTTGACTCGAGCTCCGGGGTATAATGACTAACCGCTTTCACCATGGCCTGTTCCTGCTCGCTCATGCCCTGCATTCCGGCTCCGGCTCCAGGAAATCCGGCTCCTGCGGTTGCGCCTGCGGGGGCCATGCCGGTGGTCATTCCTGGGATGTTCATTTTGACGTTGTTTTGTTGTGTTGTTCCGGGAAGGAGTTTGGGTGGAGTGGTAGGGTCTTCGGATCGATGGGCGTTGTGAGTGTTTGATGGTTTCTCCAGGGTAAAGGCGGAGGTTATCAGAGCTCAAAAGGAGTGTGTAGCTCGAGAAGGACCGGAGGTGAGAGTGCGATCCCCGGACTTTTTGCGGAGATGAGATGGCGACTTGCAAATTTATTTACGGTGGTCGGAGCGCACCTTTTGTGCAGCATAATCACGTGATTCATCCGCCATCATCGGTATCATTCGCTGATTCAATCGTCTCTATTTTGAATCCATGGAACGTGTTCTGCCCAATATATCGATAAGAAAGTTCATTGTATTGACACATTTTCTACTTCTGACATGtatttgtatataatatctCTGCTATTCATCAAACAAGTTGGACAAGAAAGCAACCAAATGTaatgaaagagagacaagaatggaaaaggaaaggaacgTCAGTAACAGAACGCTGGTCGTAAAAGGCATTGGGATCAATCATAACCCTGCGTTATCCGTATTGTCTCATGCTCAAGATCTAATATATCAGTGAAGCCAAACAAGGCTAGATCATGCATGTTCATGTCCATATTTACAGTAGCATCCTGGGTTGAAGTGGAAGGcccagaaaggaagaagaaaaagaagaaagtggcGGACTTAGTCTTTCTTGAAGGTGGGAGAGTCCAATGCGGGCGACAGACTGCGCTCCCATTCGGCCATCAAGTTGGTTGCCGTGCGCGGCAACTTCGGGGATGGCATGTCGGCCATGGCAGGCCAGGGGATACCGTCCGAC
The sequence above is a segment of the Aspergillus flavus chromosome 4, complete sequence genome. Coding sequences within it:
- a CDS encoding mitochondrial import inner membrane translocase subunit tim22 (Mitochondrial import inner membrane translocase subunit tim22), yielding MNIPGMTTGMAPAGATAGAGFPGAGAGMQGMSEQEQAMVKAMHAAMESCPVKTVISGTMGFGLGGVFGLFMASMSYDSTFTPQGKAIMDLPWREQVRRGFKDMGSRSWSSAKNFGIVGALYSGTECCVEGLRAKNDLSNSVISGCITGGILGAKAGPQAAAAGCAGFAAFSAAIDAYMRMPSEE